The proteins below are encoded in one region of Cytobacillus sp. IB215665:
- the ribF gene encoding bifunctional riboflavin kinase/FAD synthetase, whose protein sequence is MKVINISHPHQMKKESIPETVLALGFFDGVHLGHQKVITTAKEIANRLGMKSAVMTFFPHPSVVLASKEKHVEYITTQAAKEQYIAKLGVDMLYVVKFTSEFANLLPQQFVDDYIINLHAKHVVAGFDFTYGKLGKGTMETLPFHSRNQFDQTTVDKLTEGNEKISSTSIRRMIKNGNMKSLPSFLGRNYHVSGIVIDGDKRGRTIGFPTANVKLEENHIYPAVGVYAVRIKVKSTWYQGVCNVGFKPTFNKKEDLNPSVEVHIFHFDEMIYGEQVVIEWHDRIRNEQKFSSIEDLVQQIEVDKQEAIKYFEKNKEQTCFLS, encoded by the coding sequence ATGAAAGTTATAAATATATCTCATCCTCATCAAATGAAAAAGGAATCAATCCCAGAAACAGTTTTGGCATTAGGCTTTTTTGACGGAGTGCACTTAGGTCATCAAAAAGTGATAACAACTGCGAAAGAAATTGCTAATCGACTCGGTATGAAAAGCGCAGTTATGACTTTTTTTCCTCATCCTTCGGTTGTCTTGGCAAGTAAAGAAAAACATGTTGAATATATTACTACACAAGCAGCTAAAGAACAATATATTGCCAAATTGGGTGTAGACATGCTGTATGTTGTGAAATTTACAAGCGAGTTTGCAAATTTATTACCTCAGCAATTCGTTGACGATTATATTATTAATTTGCATGCTAAGCACGTAGTTGCTGGCTTTGATTTCACTTATGGTAAATTAGGTAAGGGTACGATGGAAACGTTGCCGTTTCATTCAAGAAATCAATTCGATCAAACGACCGTTGATAAATTGACTGAAGGGAATGAGAAGATCAGTTCTACATCTATACGTAGGATGATAAAGAACGGTAATATGAAATCACTTCCTAGCTTTTTAGGCCGCAATTATCATGTATCTGGTATCGTGATTGATGGGGATAAAAGAGGAAGAACGATTGGCTTTCCAACTGCTAATGTCAAACTAGAAGAGAATCATATATATCCAGCTGTAGGAGTTTATGCTGTTCGAATCAAAGTGAAATCAACGTGGTATCAGGGTGTATGTAATGTAGGTTTTAAACCAACATTTAATAAGAAAGAAGACCTGAACCCTTCTGTAGAAGTTCATATTTTTCATTTCGATGAAATGATATACGGTGAACAAGTCGTAATAGAATGGCATGACAGAATTCGTAACGAGCAAAAATTTTCAAGCATTGAAGACTTAGTACAGCAAATTGAAGTAGATAAACAAGAAGCAATCAAGTACTTTGAAAAAAATAAGGAACAGACTTGCTTTTTGTCATAA
- the infB gene encoding translation initiation factor IF-2, with protein MGKMRVYEYAKKQNISSKEVINKLKSLNIVVSNHMAMIDQNMIDKLDNSYNSSKQNEAPKMNEQKPKQEQPKVNTNNSAPVNKANNQREGKKQNLQVQHQGQKVTNKNKKNKNNKKNNNNKNKHHQQSHQPAKKVVKELPSKITFTGSLTVGELANKLNKEPSEIIKKLLLLGVMATINQDLDKDAIELVANEYGVEVEEEIVFDVTEFEKYEMEDSEADLSERPPVVTIMGHVDHGKTTLLDSIRNSKVTQKEAGGITQHIGAYQIVANDKKITFLDTPGHAAFTTMRARGAKITDITILVVAADDGVMPQTVEAINHAKAAEVPIIVAVNKMDKPSANPERVMQELTEHGLVAEDWGGDTIFVQLSAITGEGIDNLLEMIQLVSEVEELKANPSRKAVGTVIEAQLDKGRGSVATLLVQNGTLNVGDPIVVGNTFGRVRAMVNDLGRRVKLAEPSTPIELTGLNEVPQAGDQFMVFKDEKTARQVGEARLQKQMLEQRSEKTKVTLDDLFEQIKQGEMKDLNIIVKADVQGSVEALAAALQKIDVEGVKIKIIHTGVGAISESDIILASASSAIVIGFNVRPDVNAKRTAEAEDVDIRLHRIIYKVIEEIEAAMKGLLDPEFEEKVVGQVEVRQTFKVSRVGTIAGCYVTDGKVTRDSGIRLIRDGIVIFEGEIDTLKRFKDDVKEVSQGYECGITIEKFNDIKDGDIIEAYVMEEVSK; from the coding sequence ATGGGAAAAATGAGAGTTTATGAATATGCAAAAAAACAAAACATATCTAGTAAAGAGGTAATTAATAAACTTAAGTCTTTAAATATTGTAGTGTCCAACCATATGGCTATGATCGATCAAAACATGATTGATAAGCTAGACAATAGCTATAATAGCTCAAAGCAAAACGAAGCACCGAAAATGAATGAACAAAAGCCAAAACAGGAGCAGCCAAAAGTAAACACTAATAATTCAGCACCTGTAAACAAGGCTAATAATCAACGAGAAGGGAAAAAACAAAATTTGCAAGTCCAACATCAGGGTCAGAAAGTAACAAATAAAAATAAAAAGAACAAAAACAATAAAAAAAATAACAACAACAAAAATAAACATCACCAACAGTCTCATCAGCCAGCAAAAAAAGTGGTAAAGGAACTACCATCAAAAATTACTTTTACAGGGTCTTTAACTGTTGGCGAACTTGCTAATAAATTAAACAAAGAGCCTTCTGAAATCATTAAAAAGTTATTGCTTTTAGGAGTAATGGCAACAATCAATCAAGATCTTGACAAGGATGCAATTGAGTTAGTTGCTAATGAATATGGTGTTGAGGTCGAAGAAGAAATCGTATTTGATGTGACAGAGTTTGAAAAATATGAAATGGAAGATTCAGAAGCTGACTTGAGCGAGCGTCCTCCAGTTGTAACAATTATGGGACATGTTGACCACGGTAAAACAACTTTGTTAGATTCAATACGAAATTCTAAAGTTACACAAAAAGAAGCTGGTGGGATTACACAGCATATCGGTGCATACCAAATTGTTGCAAATGATAAGAAAATCACTTTCCTTGATACACCAGGACATGCTGCATTTACAACAATGCGTGCACGTGGAGCCAAAATTACAGATATTACGATTTTAGTTGTTGCAGCTGATGATGGTGTTATGCCACAAACAGTTGAAGCAATTAACCATGCAAAAGCTGCAGAAGTACCAATCATTGTTGCTGTTAATAAAATGGATAAGCCATCAGCAAACCCTGAACGTGTCATGCAAGAGCTAACAGAACACGGCTTAGTCGCTGAAGATTGGGGCGGGGACACTATTTTTGTTCAATTGTCTGCGATTACAGGTGAAGGGATAGACAATTTGTTAGAAATGATTCAGTTAGTTTCTGAAGTCGAAGAACTAAAAGCCAACCCTTCGAGAAAAGCAGTTGGAACAGTGATAGAGGCCCAATTAGATAAAGGTAGAGGATCCGTTGCTACTTTGCTCGTTCAGAATGGAACGCTAAATGTAGGAGACCCTATTGTTGTTGGTAATACGTTCGGACGTGTGAGAGCAATGGTCAATGATCTCGGTCGCCGAGTAAAACTAGCAGAGCCTTCAACCCCAATTGAACTTACAGGTTTAAATGAAGTTCCACAGGCTGGAGATCAATTCATGGTATTTAAAGATGAAAAAACTGCACGACAAGTAGGAGAAGCGCGTTTACAGAAACAAATGCTTGAGCAGAGAAGTGAAAAAACTAAAGTTACGTTGGACGACTTGTTCGAACAAATTAAACAAGGCGAAATGAAAGACCTTAATATAATTGTCAAAGCAGACGTTCAAGGCTCTGTAGAAGCATTAGCTGCAGCATTGCAAAAAATAGATGTTGAAGGCGTGAAAATTAAAATTATTCATACAGGTGTTGGGGCTATATCTGAGTCGGACATTATTCTTGCATCGGCTTCAAGTGCAATTGTTATTGGTTTTAACGTTAGACCTGATGTTAATGCGAAAAGAACTGCTGAAGCTGAAGATGTAGATATCCGTTTACACAGAATTATTTATAAAGTAATTGAAGAAATTGAAGCTGCGATGAAAGGATTACTTGACCCTGAATTTGAAGAAAAAGTGGTTGGTCAGGTCGAAGTTCGTCAAACATTTAAAGTTTCAAGAGTAGGAACAATTGCAGGTTGTTATGTAACAGACGGTAAGGTGACAAGAGATAGTGGGATTCGCCTTATTAGAGATGGCATTGTCATTTTTGAAGGTGAAATTGACACACTCAAACGATTTAAAGATGATGTGAAAGAAGTATCACAAGGTTACGAATGTGGTATTACGATTGAAAAGTTCAACGATATTAAGGATGGCGACATCATCGAAGCATATGTGATGGAAGAAGTAAGTAAATAA
- the truB gene encoding tRNA pseudouridine(55) synthase TruB translates to MNGILLLNKPKGLTSHDCVFKLRKMLKTKKIGHTGTLDPDVTGVLPLCVGQATKVVEFLTAENKVYEGEVTLGFSTTTEDASGEIVAEKNVDREISRQEVLQVFDQLTGQIEQTPPMYSAVKVNGKRLYEYARQGIEVERPTRTITIHELSLLDDRELFTNDTVSFRFRISCSKGTYVRTVAVMIGELLGFPAHMSNLIRTESGNFSLQQCLSFDEIEQLVNDGEMKKKLLSLESALTHLPKLQINDKVAEKVKNGAVLPMAEELSYIDVNVPFCMMDRFNHCLALYIKHPEKMHLMKPKKVLVTV, encoded by the coding sequence TTGAATGGTATACTATTACTAAATAAACCAAAGGGATTAACATCCCATGATTGTGTATTTAAATTAAGAAAGATGTTAAAAACAAAAAAAATAGGCCATACAGGCACTTTGGACCCGGATGTAACCGGTGTTTTGCCACTATGTGTTGGTCAAGCAACTAAAGTTGTTGAGTTTCTCACAGCCGAAAATAAAGTGTATGAAGGCGAGGTTACTCTCGGCTTTTCTACAACTACTGAAGACGCTTCTGGGGAGATTGTAGCAGAAAAAAATGTAGATCGAGAGATAAGTCGTCAAGAAGTTTTGCAAGTGTTTGACCAGTTAACTGGGCAAATCGAACAGACTCCACCTATGTACTCAGCAGTAAAAGTAAATGGCAAAAGGTTATATGAGTATGCTCGTCAAGGAATTGAGGTAGAGCGGCCTACAAGGACGATAACAATCCACGAGCTGTCTTTATTAGATGACCGAGAGCTATTTACTAATGATACAGTTTCTTTTCGATTTAGAATTTCATGTAGCAAAGGTACATACGTCCGTACAGTAGCAGTCATGATTGGTGAACTGTTAGGCTTTCCGGCTCATATGTCCAACCTTATTCGAACAGAGTCGGGCAACTTTTCACTACAACAATGCTTATCTTTTGATGAAATCGAGCAGTTGGTCAATGATGGTGAAATGAAGAAGAAATTATTATCGCTAGAAAGCGCACTTACTCATTTGCCGAAATTACAAATAAATGATAAAGTAGCAGAGAAAGTGAAGAATGGTGCAGTTTTGCCTATGGCAGAAGAACTATCATATATAGATGTTAATGTGCCTTTTTGTATGATGGATCGTTTTAATCATTGTTTAGCATTATATATAAAACATCCAGAAAAAATGCATTTGATGAAGCCAAAAAAAGTTTTAGTTACGGTATAG
- the rpsO gene encoding 30S ribosomal protein S15, protein MAITQERKNELIGQYKTHESDTGSPEVQIAVLTEEINNLNDHLRVHKKDHHSRRGLLKMVGKRRNLLNYLRNKDVTRYRELINKLGLRR, encoded by the coding sequence ATGGCTATCACACAAGAACGTAAAAATGAACTAATTGGTCAATACAAGACTCATGAAAGTGATACTGGTTCTCCAGAAGTTCAAATTGCTGTCCTAACTGAGGAAATTAATAATTTGAACGATCATTTACGTGTTCACAAAAAAGATCATCATTCACGTAGAGGTCTATTAAAAATGGTAGGTAAACGCCGTAACCTATTAAATTACTTACGTAATAAAGATGTTACACGTTACCGCGAACTAATTAATAAACTTGGCTTACGTCGATAA
- a CDS encoding DUF503 domain-containing protein: MIGYVECECIIYDASSLKEKRSVLQRILTRQKQQFNVSVSEIDFHDVWQRTKIAIVTVSNNKKTSEIELQHALKLLDSFPEIERTITTYEWF, from the coding sequence ATGATTGGTTATGTTGAATGTGAATGCATCATTTATGATGCATCTTCACTCAAAGAAAAACGATCGGTATTACAACGTATCTTAACTCGACAAAAGCAACAATTTAATGTGTCCGTATCTGAAATCGATTTTCATGACGTTTGGCAACGGACAAAGATCGCCATTGTAACTGTATCGAACAACAAAAAAACGAGTGAAATTGAACTTCAACATGCTTTAAAATTGCTTGATTCATTTCCTGAAATCGAAAGAACGATTACAACGTATGAGTGGTTTTGA
- the rbfA gene encoding 30S ribosome-binding factor RbfA, with amino-acid sequence MSHRSTRIAEQMKKELGQIIGQKMKDPRIGFVTVTDVRVTGDLQQAKVYISVLGNDEEKQNTLLGLEKAKGFIRSEIGSRIRLRKTPELLFEFDESIDYGYRIESILHDINKDEKNEKQDNE; translated from the coding sequence ATGAGTCATAGATCAACTAGAATAGCTGAACAAATGAAAAAAGAGCTAGGCCAGATTATCGGTCAAAAAATGAAGGACCCGCGTATTGGATTCGTAACTGTCACAGATGTACGTGTAACAGGCGATTTACAACAAGCAAAAGTTTATATATCTGTTCTTGGTAATGACGAAGAGAAACAGAATACGTTGTTGGGGTTAGAGAAAGCGAAGGGCTTCATTCGTTCAGAAATAGGTTCGCGTATTAGACTACGCAAAACACCAGAACTTTTATTCGAGTTTGACGAGTCAATTGACTATGGGTATCGAATAGAATCTATATTGCATGATATTAACAAAGACGAAAAAAATGAAAAGCAAGATAATGAATGA
- the pnp gene encoding polyribonucleotide nucleotidyltransferase, translating into MGQDKQIFSTEWAGRKLTVEVGQLAKQANGAVLVRYGDTVVLSTATASKEPKKVDFFPLTVNYEERLYAVGKIPGGFIKREGRPSEKAILASRLIDRPIRPLFPDGFRNEVQVVSMVMSVDQDCSSEQAAMFGSSLALSVSDIPFGGPIAGVVVGRIDGEFIINPSVSQMEESDIHLVVAGTQDAVNMVEAGAEEVPEETMLEAIMFGHEEIKRLISFQQQIVQEIGKDKMEVTLYEVDEVLENEIRAFAEEDINKAVQVFEKKAREQAINQVKASVIEKYEEQDASEDTLKQVNEILAKLVKKEVRRLITVEKVRPDGRKGDEIRPLSSTIGILPRTHGSGLFTRGQTQALSICTLGALGDVQILDGLGIEESKRFMHHYNFPSFSVGETGPMRGPGRREIGHGALGERALEQVIPSEKEFPYTIRLVSEVLESNGSTSQASICASTLAMMDAGVPIKAPVAGIAMGLVKTDEHYTVLTDIQGMEDHLGDMDFKVAGTEKGVTALQMDIKIEGLSREILEEALLQAKKGRIEILNSMLATISEPRQILSEYAPKILTMSINPDKIRDVIGPSGKQINKIIEETGVKIDIEQDGTVFISHMDEEMNQKAKKIIEDIVREVEVGQLYLGKVKRIEKFGAFVELFSGKDGLVHISALAEERVGKVEDVVKIGDEILVKVIEIDKQGRVNLSRKAVLREQKEQEQKS; encoded by the coding sequence ATGGGACAAGATAAGCAAATCTTTTCTACGGAATGGGCCGGTAGGAAGCTAACCGTAGAAGTAGGTCAATTAGCGAAACAAGCCAATGGTGCAGTGTTGGTACGTTATGGAGATACAGTTGTTCTTAGTACTGCTACTGCTTCGAAAGAACCTAAAAAAGTTGACTTCTTTCCTCTAACAGTCAATTATGAAGAGCGATTATATGCTGTTGGGAAAATTCCAGGAGGCTTTATTAAAAGAGAAGGGAGACCAAGTGAAAAGGCGATATTAGCTAGTCGACTAATCGATAGACCAATTCGCCCATTATTCCCTGATGGATTTAGAAATGAAGTCCAAGTGGTAAGTATGGTCATGAGTGTGGATCAAGATTGTTCATCTGAGCAAGCAGCTATGTTCGGGTCTTCGTTGGCGTTATCAGTATCTGATATTCCGTTTGGCGGTCCTATCGCTGGTGTTGTTGTTGGTAGAATTGATGGTGAGTTTATCATTAATCCATCGGTTTCACAAATGGAGGAAAGCGATATTCATTTAGTAGTCGCTGGTACACAAGATGCTGTAAACATGGTTGAAGCTGGTGCAGAAGAAGTTCCAGAAGAAACGATGCTTGAAGCAATTATGTTTGGACATGAAGAGATTAAAAGGCTTATTTCATTCCAACAACAAATTGTTCAGGAAATTGGAAAAGACAAAATGGAAGTAACACTTTATGAAGTTGATGAAGTTCTTGAGAATGAAATTAGAGCATTTGCAGAGGAAGATATTAATAAGGCAGTGCAAGTCTTTGAAAAAAAAGCTAGAGAGCAAGCAATCAATCAAGTTAAAGCATCTGTAATAGAAAAATATGAAGAGCAAGATGCAAGTGAAGACACTTTAAAGCAAGTAAATGAAATTTTAGCTAAATTAGTAAAAAAAGAAGTTCGTCGCCTCATTACAGTAGAGAAGGTTAGACCTGATGGACGTAAAGGTGATGAAATACGACCTCTTTCATCAACTATTGGAATTTTACCAAGAACTCATGGATCAGGTTTATTTACACGTGGGCAAACCCAAGCATTGAGTATTTGTACATTAGGAGCTTTAGGGGATGTACAAATTTTAGATGGACTTGGCATTGAAGAGTCGAAAAGATTTATGCATCATTATAACTTTCCTTCTTTTAGTGTTGGGGAAACGGGCCCAATGCGTGGACCAGGGCGTCGTGAAATTGGTCATGGTGCCTTAGGTGAACGTGCACTTGAACAAGTCATCCCATCTGAGAAAGAGTTTCCTTATACAATTAGACTCGTATCTGAAGTGTTAGAGTCTAACGGTTCAACGTCACAAGCTAGTATATGTGCAAGTACATTAGCTATGATGGATGCTGGTGTACCAATTAAGGCACCTGTAGCGGGTATCGCAATGGGACTAGTAAAAACGGATGAGCATTATACAGTATTAACAGATATTCAAGGTATGGAAGATCATCTAGGTGACATGGACTTCAAAGTAGCTGGTACTGAAAAAGGCGTAACAGCTTTACAAATGGATATTAAGATTGAAGGTCTGTCACGTGAAATTTTAGAAGAAGCATTGCTACAGGCTAAAAAAGGTCGGATAGAAATATTAAATAGTATGCTTGCAACAATTAGCGAGCCACGCCAAATTCTGTCTGAGTATGCACCAAAAATATTAACTATGTCGATTAATCCAGATAAAATACGAGATGTGATTGGCCCAAGTGGTAAGCAAATTAATAAAATTATTGAAGAGACCGGGGTAAAAATCGATATCGAGCAAGATGGAACCGTCTTTATTTCTCATATGGATGAAGAAATGAACCAAAAGGCGAAGAAAATTATTGAAGATATCGTTCGTGAAGTTGAAGTCGGCCAACTTTATCTAGGTAAAGTGAAAAGAATTGAAAAATTTGGTGCTTTTGTTGAGTTATTTAGTGGAAAAGATGGACTTGTTCATATATCAGCACTTGCTGAAGAACGTGTTGGCAAAGTAGAGGATGTTGTCAAAATTGGCGATGAAATTTTAGTGAAAGTAATAGAAATTGATAAGCAAGGAAGAGTCAACTTATCAAGAAAAGCAGTTTTACGAGAGCAAAAGGAACAAGAACAAAAATCTTAA